A region of Deltaproteobacteria bacterium DNA encodes the following proteins:
- a CDS encoding phosphoadenylyl-sulfate reductase, whose product MKYKSKVKSASSPMPQIDIDSLNSDFEDKSPRELLKWALDELHPSIALAWSGAEDVALVDMMLKINPQARVFTLDTGRLNEETYQLISRVREKYGMNVEVLFPHTEQTEEMIRQNGINLFYDSIEKRKLCCKIRKVQPLTKMLSTMNAWITGLRRDQSVTRTVLQKIEIDHAFGGIIKINPLAGWSHDDVWRYIRENDVPFNELHEKGYPSIGCAPCTRAVQEGEDIRAGRWWWEEPESKECGLHIKSK is encoded by the coding sequence ATGAAGTATAAATCAAAGGTCAAAAGCGCTTCTTCACCCATGCCGCAGATTGACATTGACAGCTTAAATAGCGACTTTGAAGACAAATCTCCCCGGGAGTTGCTCAAATGGGCATTAGATGAACTTCATCCTTCCATTGCACTGGCATGGAGCGGCGCAGAAGATGTGGCCCTTGTCGATATGATGCTCAAAATCAACCCTCAGGCCAGGGTGTTTACACTCGATACGGGCAGATTAAATGAAGAGACCTACCAGCTCATTAGCAGAGTGCGTGAGAAATACGGCATGAACGTGGAAGTTCTCTTCCCTCATACTGAGCAGACAGAGGAAATGATCCGGCAAAATGGAATCAATCTTTTTTATGACAGCATTGAAAAGAGAAAGCTCTGCTGCAAGATAAGAAAAGTTCAACCTTTAACTAAAATGCTCTCTACCATGAATGCATGGATAACGGGGCTCCGGAGGGATCAATCGGTAACGCGTACGGTTCTTCAAAAAATAGAGATTGACCATGCCTTTGGCGGCATTATTAAAATTAATCCCCTTGCCGGCTGGTCTCACGATGATGTATGGCGCTATATCCGTGAAAACGATGTTCCTTTCAATGAACTTCATGAAAAAGGCTACCCCTCCATCGGCTGTGCTCCCTGCACCCGTGCCGTTCAGGAAGGAGAAGACATAAGGGCGGGACGATGGTGGTGGGAAGAGCCGGAGAGCAAGGAGTGCGGACTCCATATTAAGTCCAAATAA
- the glpK gene encoding glycerol kinase GlpK, with product MNDKKKYIIALDQGTTSSRTILFNGEGRPLEQVSREFRQIYPRPGWVEHDPLEIWESQLWTLKEVLARSNKPVDEIAAIGITNQRETTLVWERDSGKPVYNAIVWQCRRTAPVCEDLKEKGLEEKIREKTGLVLDAYFSGTKVKWILDNVSGAREKARKGELCFGTVDSWLIYKLTAGKVHATDYSNASRTLLYNIREKCWDNEILSALDIPESMLPEVKSSSGHLGTVNKDLIGCGIPLAGVAGDQQAALFGQGCFDRGLAKNTYGTGCFLLMNTGEEYLASKEGLLTTLAWGVDGKVEYALEGSIFIAGAAIQWLRDEMKLIEDAAGSEEIAMSIENSGGVYFVPAFAGLGAPYWDMYARGTIVGLTRGTGRAHMVRAALESIAFQVRALIGAMEADSGLKLKELRVDGGAVVNSFLMQFQADILGVPVVVSKVTETTALGAAYLAGLAVGFWESMDQISSHWQEGARYVPAMDKGEADCLYAGWKRAVERAKGWDRGHLE from the coding sequence ATGAATGATAAAAAGAAATATATTATCGCCCTTGACCAGGGGACGACCAGTTCAAGAACCATCCTCTTTAATGGAGAGGGCAGGCCCCTTGAGCAGGTTTCCAGGGAATTCAGGCAGATCTACCCCAGGCCGGGGTGGGTGGAGCATGATCCGCTGGAAATATGGGAAAGCCAGTTATGGACCCTGAAAGAAGTTTTAGCGCGTTCCAATAAGCCCGTTGATGAAATTGCCGCTATAGGCATTACCAACCAGAGAGAAACGACACTTGTCTGGGAAAGAGATAGCGGCAAGCCGGTATACAACGCTATTGTATGGCAATGCCGCAGAACGGCTCCTGTCTGCGAGGACCTGAAAGAAAAGGGCCTTGAAGAAAAAATAAGAGAAAAGACGGGACTTGTTCTCGATGCCTATTTTTCGGGAACCAAAGTAAAGTGGATACTCGACAATGTGTCCGGCGCAAGAGAGAAAGCCCGGAAAGGGGAACTTTGTTTCGGCACAGTCGATTCATGGCTCATTTATAAACTGACCGCTGGCAAGGTTCACGCCACCGATTACAGCAATGCTTCGAGAACCTTGCTGTACAATATCAGGGAGAAATGCTGGGACAATGAAATCCTGTCGGCCCTTGATATACCGGAATCGATGCTTCCCGAGGTAAAATCGTCGAGCGGACACCTGGGAACAGTTAATAAAGATTTAATCGGTTGCGGCATTCCCCTTGCCGGAGTGGCCGGTGACCAGCAGGCGGCCCTTTTCGGCCAGGGATGTTTTGACAGGGGACTTGCAAAAAACACCTATGGCACAGGCTGCTTTCTCCTCATGAATACGGGAGAAGAATACCTTGCCTCAAAAGAAGGGCTTCTGACCACCCTTGCCTGGGGTGTTGACGGGAAAGTGGAATATGCCCTCGAAGGGAGTATCTTTATTGCCGGAGCGGCCATTCAGTGGCTAAGGGATGAAATGAAGCTCATAGAAGATGCCGCCGGGAGCGAGGAGATAGCCATGAGTATTGAAAATTCAGGCGGCGTCTATTTTGTGCCCGCCTTTGCAGGGCTGGGCGCGCCTTACTGGGATATGTATGCGCGAGGAACGATCGTTGGCCTGACGCGCGGGACGGGCAGGGCGCATATGGTAAGAGCAGCCCTGGAATCGATTGCCTTTCAGGTGAGGGCCCTTATTGGTGCGATGGAGGCCGATTCGGGACTCAAACTAAAGGAGCTCAGAGTTGATGGCGGGGCCGTCGTTAATTCATTTCTTATGCAGTTTCAGGCCGATATTCTCGGTGTTCCCGTCGTTGTTTCAAAGGTCACGGAAACAACGGCCCTGGGCGCCGCCTACCTTGCCGGACTTGCCGTCGGCTTTTGGGAAAGCATGGATCAGATCTCCTCCCACTGGCAGGAGGGGGCCAGGTATGTTCCGGCTATGGATAAGGGGGAAGCCGATTGTCTTTATGCAGGGTGGAAGCGGGCCGTTGAGCGGGCAAAGGGCTGGGACAGAGGACACCTGGAATAA
- a CDS encoding LysM peptidoglycan-binding domain-containing protein, with protein MHNKGIVLLTSCLFAVSGCASSAVTGIDRLGNKKPGKPTEEVFLAQRHSSSDDFITRHNGEIIYLEKHKPLDLPESEVSALEESANPQFHLDAALQLYEEAQQLRMEGKNEKSMSALDEAYENLLKVSDKDNPEIDQQVDNLRFMISKRVLEIYASRNATTTGKNNAIPLVMNSHVKREIKQFQRGERRFFIESYQRSGLYRDKIVKELKEAGIPEELSWLPLIESGFKVKALSRARALGLWQFIPSTGYKFGLRRDSWIDERLDPDKATEAAIAYMKELHQIFGDWTTVLAAYNCGENRVLRLIRKQKINYLDNFWDLYERLPQETARYVPRFMATLHILKDPEKYGIDLKTPYSEQEYDRVMVEKEMSLKSIAASLKIDKKNLQALNPELRYGITPKIAYSLKVPQGMGITLSAKVDKIPVTVLPKRSYKIHYVKRGETLSGIARKYRTTVWRIAGANNIRRKHVIRVGQRLKIPARGVKVRKSRRAIRKANYKLTPQGTYKVRAGDSLWMISKQFKVSMDKLKKLNKLDSNILHINQELKITNI; from the coding sequence ATGCATAACAAAGGAATAGTCCTTTTAACGTCCTGCCTTTTTGCGGTTTCCGGTTGTGCATCTTCAGCAGTAACAGGAATCGACAGGCTTGGCAATAAAAAACCCGGCAAGCCAACTGAGGAAGTATTCCTTGCACAGAGACACAGCTCTTCAGATGACTTCATCACCCGTCATAACGGCGAAATAATCTATCTTGAAAAGCATAAGCCCCTCGACCTCCCCGAAAGTGAAGTCAGCGCCCTTGAAGAAAGCGCCAATCCTCAGTTTCATCTCGATGCTGCCCTACAGCTATACGAAGAGGCCCAGCAACTCCGGATGGAAGGCAAAAATGAAAAATCGATGAGCGCTCTCGATGAGGCTTATGAAAATCTCCTCAAAGTTTCAGACAAGGATAACCCGGAAATCGATCAGCAGGTAGATAACCTGAGATTTATGATATCCAAAAGGGTCCTTGAAATTTATGCTTCGAGAAATGCCACTACAACAGGAAAGAACAATGCCATACCTCTTGTTATGAATTCTCACGTTAAAAGGGAAATCAAGCAATTCCAGAGAGGTGAAAGAAGATTTTTTATAGAATCTTACCAGCGCTCAGGCCTCTACAGAGATAAAATTGTAAAGGAACTGAAAGAGGCGGGAATTCCCGAAGAACTTTCCTGGCTTCCTCTCATCGAGAGCGGCTTTAAGGTCAAGGCCCTGTCAAGAGCCAGGGCGCTCGGTCTCTGGCAGTTTATACCTTCTACAGGCTATAAATTCGGTCTGCGCCGTGATTCATGGATCGATGAACGCCTGGATCCTGACAAAGCGACTGAAGCGGCTATTGCCTATATGAAGGAGCTTCATCAGATTTTCGGAGACTGGACAACCGTCCTTGCCGCTTATAACTGCGGTGAAAACAGGGTGCTCAGACTCATTCGCAAGCAAAAGATCAATTACCTGGACAACTTCTGGGATCTTTATGAGCGATTGCCACAGGAGACAGCCCGTTACGTTCCTCGCTTTATGGCAACACTCCATATACTGAAAGATCCTGAAAAATACGGCATTGACCTCAAAACACCTTACTCTGAACAGGAATATGACAGGGTAATGGTTGAAAAGGAAATGAGCCTCAAATCGATCGCAGCTTCACTGAAGATTGATAAAAAAAACCTTCAGGCTCTCAATCCAGAACTGAGATACGGCATTACCCCCAAAATAGCCTATAGTTTAAAAGTCCCGCAAGGTATGGGGATTACCCTGTCGGCAAAAGTCGATAAAATACCGGTTACGGTACTTCCCAAAAGGTCTTACAAAATTCACTATGTCAAACGAGGCGAAACGCTGTCCGGTATTGCCCGCAAGTATCGCACAACGGTCTGGCGTATAGCCGGCGCAAATAATATCAGGCGAAAGCATGTTATCAGAGTCGGCCAGAGGCTGAAAATCCCTGCCCGCGGCGTTAAAGTCAGAAAGAGCAGACGAGCGATCAGGAAAGCAAACTACAAGTTGACTCCACAGGGGACATACAAGGTAAGAGCCGGCGATTCGCTCTGGATGATCTCAAAACAATTCAAGGTTTCCATGGATAAGCTTAAAAAACTTAACAAACTCGACTCAAACATACTCCATATTAACCAGGAACTGAAAATCACCAATATTTAA
- a CDS encoding DUF2065 domain-containing protein translates to METYGLKFFLSVLALVFVIEGMPYFLAPSGIKKWLEIIREMPDSAIRGIGFLFMLTGLGVLYIALRVI, encoded by the coding sequence ATGGAAACATACGGACTTAAATTCTTCCTTTCCGTTCTTGCGCTCGTCTTTGTCATTGAGGGTATGCCTTACTTCCTGGCCCCTTCGGGGATTAAAAAATGGCTTGAAATCATCAGGGAAATGCCCGATTCCGCCATCAGGGGGATTGGTTTTCTCTTTATGCTTACCGGACTTGGCGTGCTTTATATTGCCTTAAGGGTTATATAA
- the ppnN gene encoding nucleotide 5'-monophosphate nucleosidase PpnN: MKPEVVDARITPEGRMEVLSKAEVESLLNTSKGDLHTIFRNCSLAVLNCGSNLDDGKKLLERYKSFHIEVLQQERGIKLEVRGAPASAFVEGRIIRGISDHLFSVLRDVIYVSDEVYRNPKFDLISSEGITNAVFHILRNARIMRPRTVPNLVVCWGGHSINRIEYEYTKEVGHEMGLRGLNIATGCGPGAMKGPMKGATIGHAKQRINIGQYIGISEPGIIAAEPPNPIVNDLVILPDIEKRLEAFVRTGHGIVVFPGGAGTTEEILFLLGLLLNPENRGIPFPFILTGPKSSEAYFEGVNRFIEETLGKEAQKRYKIIINDPPEVAKEVKEGIEEVYRFRRSTSDAFYYNWLLKIEDDFQKPFEATHENMASLELHKDQERHQLAANLRRAFSGIVSGTVKADGIQIIEEHGPFEIRGDKDIMESMDILLGSFVSQHRMKLPGSKYVPCYEIIK, translated from the coding sequence ATGAAACCGGAAGTTGTAGATGCGAGAATAACACCTGAAGGGAGGATGGAAGTCCTCTCCAAGGCGGAAGTGGAAAGCCTGCTTAATACCAGTAAGGGCGATCTCCATACTATATTCAGGAACTGCTCACTTGCCGTGCTTAATTGCGGCAGTAACCTCGATGACGGTAAAAAGCTCCTTGAAAGGTACAAATCCTTCCATATCGAGGTTCTTCAGCAGGAAAGGGGAATAAAGCTCGAAGTCAGGGGCGCGCCGGCTTCCGCTTTCGTAGAAGGCAGGATTATCAGGGGAATCAGTGATCATCTTTTTTCCGTACTGCGTGATGTTATTTATGTCAGTGACGAAGTTTATAGAAACCCCAAATTTGACCTCATCAGTTCCGAAGGAATAACAAATGCCGTTTTTCATATTCTTCGCAATGCGCGAATAATGAGGCCAAGGACGGTTCCAAACCTCGTTGTCTGCTGGGGAGGTCACTCCATTAACCGCATAGAATATGAATATACGAAAGAAGTAGGCCATGAAATGGGGCTTCGGGGACTTAATATTGCCACCGGATGCGGGCCGGGCGCAATGAAAGGTCCCATGAAAGGCGCAACAATAGGTCATGCCAAACAGCGAATCAATATAGGACAATATATCGGCATCTCGGAGCCGGGTATTATTGCGGCCGAGCCCCCTAATCCCATCGTCAACGATCTCGTCATTCTGCCCGATATTGAAAAAAGGCTGGAAGCCTTTGTCCGTACGGGACATGGTATCGTTGTTTTTCCCGGCGGCGCCGGCACGACGGAGGAGATCCTTTTTCTTCTCGGTCTGCTTCTTAATCCTGAAAACAGGGGAATACCTTTCCCCTTCATATTGACGGGGCCGAAAAGTTCTGAAGCCTATTTTGAGGGTGTCAACCGGTTTATTGAAGAGACCCTCGGCAAGGAGGCGCAAAAGCGCTATAAAATAATCATCAACGATCCGCCGGAAGTGGCCAAAGAGGTTAAAGAGGGCATTGAAGAGGTTTACCGCTTCAGGCGCTCCACGAGTGATGCCTTTTACTATAACTGGCTTCTGAAGATTGAAGATGATTTCCAGAAACCTTTTGAAGCGACCCATGAAAATATGGCGTCGCTGGAACTCCATAAAGATCAGGAACGCCATCAGCTTGCGGCAAACCTGCGGCGCGCCTTTTCAGGTATCGTATCAGGAACGGTAAAGGCCGATGGAATACAGATAATTGAAGAACATGGACCTTTCGAAATCAGGGGTGATAAAGACATTATGGAATCTATGGATATTCTTCTCGGTTCATTCGTCAGCCAGCACCGGATGAAGTTGCCCGGTTCCAAATATGTTCCCTGCTATGAAATAATCAAATAA
- a CDS encoding four-helix bundle copper-binding protein: protein MKRRELFVAAGGFAAAAALGKLEGTAFAGDHKHDHSHGTNTGLIDAALDCVKRAEACLNHCIDVLGRGDTSLAKCAKSVTELKIYCTALYQAGIINSEYLKKIAALSEKVCTDCEKECRKHKKHQTCLNCADACVKCLKECKKLLA, encoded by the coding sequence ATGAAAAGAAGAGAACTGTTTGTTGCCGCCGGAGGATTTGCGGCAGCAGCGGCCCTTGGAAAACTCGAAGGGACGGCATTTGCGGGAGATCATAAACATGACCACAGTCATGGAACTAACACAGGATTAATTGATGCAGCCCTTGATTGTGTCAAAAGGGCGGAAGCCTGTCTGAATCACTGCATAGACGTCCTTGGCAGAGGTGATACTTCTCTCGCTAAATGTGCCAAAAGCGTGACGGAACTGAAAATATACTGTACTGCCCTGTATCAGGCCGGTATTATAAATTCAGAATACCTAAAAAAGATTGCGGCCTTGTCTGAAAAAGTCTGCACTGATTGCGAGAAGGAATGCAGGAAGCACAAGAAGCACCAGACATGTCTCAATTGCGCCGATGCCTGTGTAAAATGCCTTAAGGAATGTAAGAAGCTTTTAGCTTAA
- the recO gene encoding DNA repair protein RecO produces the protein MNQVETRALIIKGSNYGESDRILTLITEDLGRIKGIAKGARKSLKRFGGALEPFTLVKLVLKPGKGLAFINDARVLKSYKAIRNDIVKISYGSYIMELADVLSDENHHHDRDSARCFFALTLDSMERLSHAKALEVVVREFEIRLLSMAGYMPSLLECTSCGSNVFKISAESAPMGIAFSHSRGGVVCGKCRGHDNSAFDFISPGTLKTLSGALNGKVSFTKDALNESGRLLSAFISQHLGKRLKSLDFIAHIKGIG, from the coding sequence GTGAATCAGGTAGAAACCAGGGCTTTGATCATAAAAGGGAGTAATTACGGTGAATCGGATCGCATACTCACCCTTATTACGGAAGATCTGGGCAGGATAAAAGGTATAGCGAAAGGGGCGAGAAAAAGCCTGAAACGATTCGGCGGCGCCCTTGAGCCCTTTACCCTTGTCAAGCTTGTCCTTAAACCGGGCAAGGGCCTTGCTTTTATAAATGACGCCAGGGTACTTAAAAGCTATAAAGCGATCAGGAATGATATTGTAAAGATATCCTACGGCAGTTATATAATGGAACTGGCAGATGTCCTTTCCGACGAAAATCACCATCATGACAGGGACTCGGCAAGGTGTTTTTTTGCCCTTACGCTGGACAGCATGGAAAGACTTTCCCATGCAAAAGCGCTAGAAGTTGTGGTCAGGGAATTTGAAATCAGACTCCTCTCCATGGCGGGCTATATGCCGTCACTGCTGGAGTGCACTTCCTGCGGCAGCAACGTTTTTAAGATATCGGCAGAAAGCGCTCCCATGGGAATCGCCTTCAGTCACAGCAGGGGAGGAGTTGTTTGCGGCAAGTGCAGAGGGCATGATAATTCAGCCTTCGATTTTATTTCACCGGGAACATTGAAAACCTTAAGCGGCGCTTTAAATGGAAAGGTTTCTTTTACAAAAGATGCGCTAAATGAGAGCGGAAGGCTGCTTTCTGCATTTATTTCACAGCATCTGGGAAAAAGACTTAAAAGCCTCGACTTTATAGCGCATATAAAAGGGATAGGATAA
- the mgtE gene encoding magnesium transporter, whose translation MSATEDLKIDYEQCDGLLESGKKEELAALLSTHHPADVAKFMNHLSKENSRELFYILEPKIASEVIIELSDEMREFILEEMESKRVSEIVDHMDSDDAADVLGSLSEEDANKVLDLIPEEDTRQVKRLLTYDEDSAGGIMQAEVASVTADATVQEVIHMLRDMSDKGEDIHNIFVTDRKNKLTGVLPIRRLVLEPPHTPIMDIMDTEYAAAYVDQDQEEIARIFKKYNLISLPVTDPEETLVGRITIDDIVDVIEEEASEDFFKMAGAGSDDAIPMSIIKSAKSRLPWLFASCIGGIVALKIIGAFEHTLGQVVALASFIPVILGMGGNIGTQSTTIVVRGLATGSVDVGALWKIVFKEIRIGFILGVVYGGLVAFAASLIYPDALRLSAVVGISMCMSMILAAALGTMMPIILFKLGADPAVATGPFVTTSIDIIGILILFNIASFLMF comes from the coding sequence ATGTCGGCAACAGAAGATTTAAAAATCGATTACGAGCAGTGTGACGGGCTCCTGGAAAGTGGCAAGAAAGAAGAACTGGCCGCTTTGCTCTCCACACACCATCCCGCCGACGTGGCAAAATTCATGAATCACCTTTCCAAAGAGAATTCGAGGGAACTCTTTTATATCCTCGAGCCTAAAATTGCTTCGGAAGTGATTATCGAGCTTTCAGATGAAATGAGAGAGTTCATTCTCGAAGAGATGGAATCCAAACGGGTCAGTGAAATCGTTGATCATATGGATTCCGATGATGCAGCCGACGTGCTCGGTTCCTTATCTGAAGAAGATGCCAATAAAGTCCTCGACCTTATTCCCGAAGAAGACACAAGACAGGTTAAAAGGCTTCTTACCTACGACGAGGACAGCGCCGGCGGTATCATGCAGGCAGAGGTTGCTTCCGTAACGGCAGATGCCACAGTCCAGGAAGTGATCCATATGCTTAGAGATATGAGTGACAAAGGGGAAGACATTCACAACATTTTTGTGACTGACCGTAAAAATAAGCTGACAGGCGTTCTCCCCATCAGGCGTCTTGTTCTCGAACCGCCCCATACTCCCATTATGGATATTATGGATACGGAGTATGCAGCGGCTTACGTAGATCAGGACCAGGAGGAAATTGCCAGAATTTTTAAAAAATATAACCTCATCTCTCTTCCCGTAACGGATCCGGAGGAAACACTCGTTGGAAGAATTACCATTGACGATATAGTCGACGTCATCGAAGAAGAAGCTTCGGAGGATTTTTTCAAGATGGCAGGCGCCGGCTCTGATGATGCCATCCCCATGTCTATCATTAAAAGCGCCAAATCAAGGCTCCCCTGGCTTTTTGCGAGCTGCATCGGTGGAATTGTCGCATTAAAGATAATCGGCGCCTTTGAGCATACGCTGGGGCAGGTCGTTGCCCTGGCTTCCTTTATCCCTGTTATCCTTGGTATGGGTGGAAATATCGGCACACAGTCAACAACAATTGTCGTAAGAGGCCTTGCTACAGGAAGTGTCGATGTGGGCGCTTTATGGAAGATCGTTTTCAAGGAGATTAGAATCGGCTTCATTCTCGGTGTCGTCTATGGCGGCTTGGTCGCATTTGCGGCCTCCCTCATTTACCCTGATGCCCTGCGCTTAAGCGCCGTTGTCGGCATATCCATGTGCATGTCCATGATTCTTGCGGCAGCCCTTGGAACGATGATGCCCATTATTCTTTTTAAACTCGGCGCCGACCCGGCTGTTGCGACGGGACCTTTTGTAACAACTTCCATCGATATTATCGGTATTCTCATCCTCTTTAACATTGCTTCATTTTTAATGTTTTAG
- a CDS encoding shikimate dehydrogenase, with translation MSAKRTFGASTRLCAVIGNPVSHSLSPAIHNAGYEALGLDFVYIACRVEDVKSALAGMRALENFRGLSVTIPHKIEVMNHVDEINDVDRSIGSINTVIHEGENLIGLGTDGPGALKAIRDAGVATEGKKVLMLGAGGASRAISFTLAKEAGPDSITLLDLNREILDGLASDLGSSTDRDIKSALFDDNALAASMEEAHIIIHCTPVGMHPKEDASLVPQDLMRPGQVFFDIVYTPLETKLLADAKAKGLQTISGVEMFVNQAVLQFEQFTGVDAPEEVMRRVVMENLTK, from the coding sequence ATGTCTGCAAAGAGAACATTCGGAGCGAGTACTCGGCTCTGCGCCGTTATCGGCAATCCTGTTTCACACTCCCTCTCTCCGGCAATTCACAATGCCGGTTATGAAGCGCTGGGACTTGATTTTGTTTACATTGCCTGCCGTGTTGAAGATGTGAAAAGTGCGCTTGCCGGAATGAGGGCGCTAGAGAACTTCAGAGGACTGAGTGTCACCATTCCTCACAAAATTGAAGTCATGAACCACGTCGATGAGATAAATGATGTGGACCGTTCCATCGGCTCTATCAATACGGTTATTCATGAAGGAGAGAATCTGATCGGCCTCGGAACGGACGGACCCGGAGCGCTAAAGGCGATTCGGGATGCCGGAGTAGCGACAGAAGGCAAAAAAGTGCTTATGCTTGGTGCAGGGGGTGCATCGAGGGCCATTTCCTTTACGCTGGCTAAAGAAGCAGGCCCTGACTCTATTACCCTGCTCGACCTTAACAGGGAAATTCTCGACGGGCTTGCTTCTGATCTAGGCTCATCGACAGACAGAGATATAAAGTCTGCCCTATTTGATGACAATGCACTGGCTGCATCTATGGAAGAAGCCCATATTATTATCCACTGTACGCCTGTGGGGATGCACCCCAAAGAGGATGCCTCTCTTGTCCCGCAAGACCTTATGAGACCGGGGCAGGTTTTCTTTGATATTGTTTATACGCCGCTGGAAACGAAGCTCCTGGCAGATGCAAAGGCTAAAGGCCTGCAAACCATATCCGGAGTTGAAATGTTTGTTAACCAGGCCGTACTGCAATTTGAGCAATTTACCGGCGTCGATGCCCCTGAAGAGGTCATGCGCCGCGTTGTTATGGAGAACCTTACAAAATGA
- a CDS encoding shikimate kinase, which yields MNIVLIGYRGTGKSEVSTLLSQKSGMKCIGMDAEIVRIAAMPIPEIVEKYGWPGFRDRESELARDLSGQDNLIIDCGGGIIERAENIETLKNNAIIVWLKASVDTIVTRITGDRSRPALTEGKTFTEEVAEVLERRTPLYHGASEYEIDTDNLTPEQVAERIIEVWETKK from the coding sequence ATGAATATTGTGCTCATCGGATACCGTGGAACGGGAAAGAGCGAAGTAAGCACTTTACTTTCGCAGAAGTCAGGCATGAAATGCATCGGCATGGATGCTGAAATTGTGAGAATAGCCGCTATGCCCATACCTGAAATTGTTGAAAAATACGGCTGGCCCGGCTTTCGTGACCGCGAATCGGAACTGGCAAGGGATTTATCTGGCCAGGATAATCTCATTATTGATTGCGGCGGCGGTATCATTGAAAGGGCTGAGAACATTGAAACCCTAAAAAATAACGCCATCATTGTCTGGCTAAAGGCCTCTGTCGATACTATCGTTACCCGTATTACAGGCGATAGGTCAAGACCGGCACTGACGGAAGGTAAAACCTTTACCGAGGAAGTGGCTGAAGTACTGGAAAGGCGTACACCGCTTTATCATGGGGCTTCAGAATATGAGATTGATACAGACAACTTAACGCCGGAGCAGGTGGCTGAGAGGATTATTGAGGTTTGGGAGACAAAAAAATGA
- the ftsY gene encoding signal recognition particle-docking protein FtsY — MGEEEKKGFLKKLRRGLSKTSEGLVKRIDRAVLGKKQIDDDLVEDLEEILITSDIGVKTTYDLLEAVEDKVRRKELGDAEALRGTLKGEMLNLLKPGEGLLPFSKEKPTVIMVVGVNGVGKTTTIGKLASKFQSEGKKVLMAAGDTFRAAAIEQIKIWGERNEIPVVSHADGADPAAVAYDAVEAAKARGMDVLIIDTAGRLHTKVNLMEELKKIKRVMTKVIPHAPHEVILVLDASTGQNAIAQAKLFHESVGVTGLVVTKLDGTPKGGVVFAIADEMKLPIRYIGVGEGVEDLREFNAEDFVEAIF; from the coding sequence ATGGGAGAAGAAGAAAAAAAAGGTTTTTTAAAGAAATTACGAAGGGGGCTTTCAAAGACCAGTGAGGGGCTGGTCAAGAGAATAGACAGGGCTGTTCTTGGCAAAAAACAGATCGACGATGATCTTGTCGAAGATCTTGAAGAGATCTTAATTACTTCCGACATTGGCGTAAAAACGACCTATGACCTCCTGGAAGCCGTGGAAGACAAGGTGAGAAGGAAGGAACTGGGTGATGCAGAAGCCCTCAGGGGAACCCTTAAAGGTGAGATGCTGAACCTTCTCAAGCCCGGCGAAGGTTTGCTTCCATTTAGTAAAGAAAAGCCTACCGTTATTATGGTTGTCGGTGTTAATGGTGTCGGTAAAACAACGACCATAGGCAAACTGGCTTCTAAATTTCAATCGGAAGGTAAAAAGGTGCTCATGGCGGCAGGAGATACCTTCAGGGCTGCCGCCATCGAGCAGATCAAAATCTGGGGCGAGCGTAATGAGATTCCTGTTGTCAGCCATGCCGACGGCGCTGATCCTGCCGCCGTTGCCTATGATGCCGTGGAAGCAGCAAAGGCAAGGGGCATGGATGTTCTTATTATCGATACGGCCGGCCGTCTTCATACGAAGGTAAATCTTATGGAAGAGCTGAAAAAAATAAAGCGGGTCATGACGAAGGTTATTCCCCATGCGCCCCATGAAGTAATTCTCGTTCTCGATGCAAGTACGGGGCAGAATGCCATTGCCCAGGCGAAACTTTTTCATGAATCCGTTGGTGTAACGGGACTTGTGGTAACTAAGCTGGACGGAACACCCAAGGGAGGGGTTGTCTTTGCTATTGCCGACGAGATGAAGCTTCCTATTCGCTATATCGGTGTCGGTGAAGGCGTGGAGGATCTCAGGGAATTTAATGCAGAGGATTTTGTGGAAGCTATATTTTGA